The following are from one region of the Bacteroidota bacterium genome:
- a CDS encoding NAD(P)-dependent alcohol dehydrogenase, with protein sequence MKINAFAAQESGATLQPFSFESNPPKAGEVLVKLTHCGICHSDLHLIDNDWRASKYPLVPGHEAIGTVIELGEQVPWLQLGQTVGIGWQAGSCGYCEWCVQGQEQLCSKNVATCNGRYGGFADHLLVDARFAFPIPAALAPENAAPLLCGGITVYSPLRNYDVRHWHKVAVVGIGGLGHLAIQFASAMGCEVWALSHSANKENEAKTLGAHHFVATSDPNSLKALRGSLDFILVTATADLDWKPYVAALRPNGRICFVTGHATQLDVPASALLANKGILGSQIGGRALMQEMLEFAARKGIVAKTEVMPLANVNAALDKVRDGSVRYRMVLRMGN encoded by the coding sequence ATGAAAATTAATGCCTTCGCAGCGCAAGAATCCGGCGCAACCTTACAGCCTTTTTCCTTCGAATCAAACCCGCCGAAGGCAGGCGAAGTACTTGTCAAACTCACGCATTGCGGGATTTGCCACAGCGACCTCCATCTGATTGACAATGATTGGCGGGCAAGTAAATATCCACTTGTCCCCGGCCATGAGGCGATCGGCACCGTGATTGAATTGGGTGAACAAGTACCTTGGCTCCAATTGGGACAAACGGTTGGAATCGGCTGGCAAGCAGGCAGTTGTGGATATTGCGAATGGTGCGTCCAAGGACAGGAACAATTGTGCAGCAAGAATGTCGCAACTTGCAATGGCCGTTATGGAGGCTTTGCCGACCATTTACTTGTTGATGCACGTTTTGCATTCCCTATTCCGGCTGCGCTTGCGCCAGAAAATGCTGCGCCACTGCTCTGCGGTGGCATCACCGTTTATTCACCGCTCCGTAACTACGACGTGCGCCATTGGCACAAGGTCGCAGTCGTCGGCATCGGCGGACTCGGACACCTTGCGATTCAGTTTGCCTCCGCCATGGGCTGCGAAGTCTGGGCACTCTCCCACTCAGCCAACAAAGAAAATGAAGCGAAGACCTTGGGAGCGCATCATTTTGTCGCAACCTCGGACCCCAACAGCCTGAAAGCGTTGCGCGGGAGCTTAGACTTCATCTTGGTGACAGCCACCGCAGACCTCGACTGGAAACCGTATGTCGCTGCCCTTCGCCCCAACGGACGCATCTGCTTCGTGACCGGTCATGCCACCCAATTGGACGTTCCCGCTAGCGCGTTGCTCGCCAACAAAGGCATCCTCGGAAGCCAAATCGGTGGCCGCGCCCTCATGCAAGAAATGCTCGAATTCGCCGCAAGGAAAGGAATCGTTGCCAAGACCGAAGTCATGCCCCTCGCCAATGTCAATGCTGCCCTGGACAAAGTCCGCGACGGAAGCGTAAGGTACCGGATGGTGCTGAGAATGGGGAATTGA
- a CDS encoding T9SS type A sorting domain-containing protein — protein sequence MRKLYALLFVVLLAANGLVAQRTCGTMDHLHEQMQSDPSIAKSLQKQENEIQRFVRENGENFRTPGGVINIPVVVHVVYRTTQQNISDTQVQSQIAVLNEDYSGTNADVTSVPGAWTSLVANTGIQFCLASRDPQGLPTTGIVRVNTTVTSFGMNGDPVKYTSQGGSDAWPRDSYLNLWVCNLGQQLLGYAQFPGSGLAATDGVVVLYNAFGRTGTVSAPYNKGRTCTHEVGHWLNLRHIWGDDGGACNGTDFVADTPNQAGENYNCLSFPATDACSATSPGVMFMNYMDYTPDACMYFFTNGQGTRMNATLSGTRSSLANSQGCVPVNLPSNDAGVLAISSPSGTYCTEQITPTFTLKNFGLNTLTSVTINWQIDGGAVSTQAWTGSLSSLAATNVTLPVQTVSAGNHTITIYTTNPNGATDGDVNNDSNSSSFTIATSGQALPFAYNFTSTTWPPAGWTLNNPDNSFTWEHKANVGNGGNGSVWVNNYDYNARGEVDEFLLPSVNLSGVSGADVTFDLSYVLYSQTGYSDTLALYASTDCGTSWTEIYRKFDQALTTVTPYYLQSAFTPSSPNQWRNESVSLGQFVGNSNVIVKFVNITDYENNLYLDNINIQVGAVAVANALPSNAVSVFPNPNNGMFSVNVNLPNATDVKLAVFNSIGQQVASRNLTGFNNGKLAFDLSSQAAGVYYLRVEADGKSIIKKVSLQ from the coding sequence ATGAGAAAATTGTATGCTTTACTGTTTGTAGTGCTCTTGGCAGCGAATGGCTTGGTGGCACAACGTACCTGCGGTACGATGGACCACCTCCATGAACAAATGCAGAGCGATCCTTCGATTGCGAAGAGCTTGCAAAAGCAGGAGAATGAGATTCAGCGCTTTGTGCGTGAAAATGGCGAGAACTTCCGGACTCCCGGTGGCGTCATCAACATTCCTGTCGTCGTACACGTTGTCTACCGTACGACGCAACAGAACATCAGCGACACACAGGTACAATCTCAGATTGCTGTTCTCAATGAAGATTACAGTGGAACCAATGCCGACGTCACCAGCGTTCCTGGTGCTTGGACTTCATTGGTGGCCAATACGGGCATTCAATTTTGCCTTGCAAGCCGCGACCCACAAGGTCTTCCCACGACGGGCATTGTACGTGTCAACACGACCGTTACGTCTTTTGGTATGAACGGCGACCCCGTGAAATATACCAGCCAAGGTGGGAGCGATGCTTGGCCACGCGATTCCTATTTGAATCTCTGGGTCTGCAACTTGGGGCAACAATTGTTGGGCTACGCTCAATTTCCAGGTAGCGGATTGGCTGCAACAGATGGCGTGGTGGTGCTTTACAATGCTTTCGGCCGTACCGGAACTGTTTCTGCGCCCTACAATAAAGGCCGTACCTGTACCCACGAAGTGGGACACTGGCTCAACCTTCGCCACATTTGGGGCGATGATGGCGGTGCATGCAATGGTACTGACTTTGTTGCAGATACCCCGAACCAAGCTGGCGAAAACTACAATTGCTTGAGCTTCCCAGCTACCGATGCTTGTTCAGCAACCTCCCCAGGCGTCATGTTCATGAACTACATGGACTATACCCCGGATGCATGTATGTACTTCTTTACCAACGGTCAAGGGACAAGGATGAATGCCACACTTTCCGGCACAAGGTCTTCATTGGCAAACTCACAGGGTTGCGTTCCTGTCAATTTGCCCTCTAATGATGCTGGTGTTTTGGCTATTTCATCGCCATCAGGAACGTACTGCACGGAACAAATCACGCCAACCTTTACGTTGAAGAACTTTGGCTTGAACACCTTGACATCGGTCACGATCAACTGGCAAATCGACGGAGGTGCAGTCTCCACCCAAGCTTGGACCGGTAGTCTTTCGTCCTTGGCTGCAACGAACGTGACGCTCCCAGTGCAGACCGTTTCCGCGGGCAACCACACGATCACAATCTACACCACCAACCCAAATGGTGCTACGGATGGTGATGTAAACAATGACTCCAACTCGAGCAGCTTTACGATTGCCACTTCCGGGCAAGCACTCCCATTTGCCTACAACTTCACGAGCACCACTTGGCCGCCTGCAGGTTGGACACTCAACAACCCTGATAACAGCTTTACATGGGAGCACAAGGCCAATGTCGGCAACGGCGGCAATGGTTCTGTTTGGGTCAACAACTATGACTACAACGCACGTGGCGAAGTCGACGAATTCCTGCTTCCGAGTGTAAATCTCTCAGGTGTTTCCGGTGCAGATGTGACGTTTGACCTTTCCTATGTTTTGTACTCGCAGACGGGATATTCAGACACACTTGCACTTTATGCTTCGACTGACTGCGGAACTTCTTGGACGGAAATCTACCGCAAGTTTGATCAAGCACTCACCACGGTGACTCCTTATTATCTGCAAAGTGCATTTACCCCTAGCAGCCCCAATCAGTGGAGAAACGAATCCGTGAGCTTGGGTCAGTTTGTCGGTAACTCCAACGTGATCGTGAAGTTCGTGAACATCACCGACTACGAAAACAACCTCTACTTGGACAATATCAATATCCAAGTCGGTGCTGTTGCGGTAGCCAATGCACTGCCTTCCAATGCAGTGTCGGTCTTCCCGAACCCTAACAATGGTATGTTCTCGGTGAACGTGAACCTGCCCAACGCAACGGATGTGAAATTGGCTGTGTTCAATTCCATCGGTCAGCAGGTCGCTTCACGCAACTTGACAGGATTCAACAATGGCAAGCTTGCCTTTGATCTTTCCTCACAAGCAGCAGGTGTTTATTACCTGCGTGTCGAAGCTGACGGTAAGTCGATCATCAAAAAAGTTTCGCTTCAGTAA
- a CDS encoding MmcQ/YjbR family DNA-binding protein: MVSLDSVREIALAFEAAEEVPHFEITSFRVKKKIFVTMNAEMNHITIRLSEVDQSVFYEYSPEVIYPVPNKWGKYGWTHVNLLLVEEELLREVIRLSYCIAAPKKLGDKYMMDVNL; this comes from the coding sequence ATGGTCAGCTTGGACAGCGTACGGGAAATCGCATTGGCTTTTGAGGCTGCTGAAGAGGTGCCGCACTTCGAAATCACATCCTTCCGCGTCAAGAAGAAGATTTTTGTGACGATGAATGCGGAAATGAACCATATCACGATTCGGCTATCGGAAGTGGATCAATCTGTTTTTTACGAATACAGTCCCGAGGTCATTTACCCCGTCCCCAACAAATGGGGTAAATACGGTTGGACGCATGTCAATTTATTGCTTGTCGAGGAAGAATTGTTGCGCGAGGTGATTCGTCTGTCTTATTGTATTGCGGCGCCGAAGAAGCTAGGGGACAAATACATGATGGACGTGAATTTGTGA